In a single window of the Candidatus Obscuribacterales bacterium genome:
- a CDS encoding aspartate kinase: protein MSFNAFFLGLWSWIVDGVSKAMSLIVQKYGGTSVGTVERIQAVAKRVQKTVVQGHSVVVVVSAMGKTTDGLVKLAHDISAQPSRREMDMLLSTGEQVSIALLSMALQELGQPAISLTGAQVGIVTEAEHTRARILNIDPERVERCLLDGKVVVVAGFQGISNSTDLEITTLGRGGSDTSAVALAAALRADVCEIYTDVPGILTTDPRLVPDAQLMDEITCDEMLELASLGAKVLHPRAVEIARNYGVMLVVRSSWTDEPGTRVVSPFNEGRSLEGLEIAHPVDAVELDTNQAKVALLRVPDHPGIAARLFGEIALQDLDVDLVIQSIHEGNTNDIAFTVTQSSLNQAEAVAEAIAPSLRSHDAALDEAEVMVQAQMAKVSIAGAGMIGRPGVAAQMFTTLAKAGVNIQMISTSEVKVSCAIARDDCDRAVEALCDAFHIASSTLASHSSTPVPEADFPPVRGAALDRNQARLAVRSVPDRPGMAAQIFTRLAHHGVSVDMIIQSQRCRLLDGTTTRDIAFTVTQADAEMAQQVLRADQAELGYGEVLVDPAIAKVSVVGMGMVHRPGVAAKMFHALAQQGINIQMIATSEIKISCLVSEDEGVQALQAVHAAFGLSGSQRIQVPA from the coding sequence TTGTCCTTCAATGCTTTTTTTCTTGGATTGTGGTCTTGGATTGTGGATGGGGTGAGCAAGGCTATGTCGCTGATTGTGCAGAAATATGGTGGGACATCCGTTGGAACGGTCGAACGGATCCAAGCGGTTGCCAAACGTGTCCAGAAAACCGTGGTCCAAGGGCATTCGGTGGTGGTGGTGGTCTCTGCCATGGGCAAAACCACTGATGGATTGGTGAAACTCGCCCACGATATCTCTGCCCAGCCCAGCCGCCGCGAAATGGATATGCTGCTCTCTACAGGCGAGCAGGTCTCGATCGCCCTCTTGAGCATGGCGCTTCAGGAATTGGGGCAACCGGCCATTTCTCTCACAGGGGCGCAGGTGGGCATTGTCACCGAGGCAGAGCATACCCGAGCCCGCATTCTCAACATTGACCCAGAGCGAGTTGAGCGCTGTTTGCTTGACGGTAAGGTCGTTGTGGTTGCCGGCTTTCAAGGCATCAGCAACAGCACAGATTTAGAAATTACTACCTTAGGGCGGGGCGGATCCGACACCTCCGCCGTGGCCCTAGCCGCCGCGCTGCGGGCCGATGTTTGCGAGATCTATACCGACGTGCCGGGTATTTTGACTACCGATCCGCGCTTGGTGCCCGATGCTCAGCTCATGGATGAAATCACCTGCGATGAAATGCTAGAGCTGGCCAGCCTTGGAGCCAAGGTCTTGCATCCTCGGGCCGTGGAAATTGCCCGGAACTATGGGGTCATGCTGGTGGTGCGCTCTAGCTGGACGGATGAACCGGGCACCAGGGTTGTCTCACCGTTCAACGAAGGGCGATCGCTAGAGGGCTTAGAAATCGCCCATCCTGTCGATGCCGTAGAACTCGATACCAACCAAGCCAAGGTTGCCTTACTGCGCGTGCCAGATCATCCAGGCATTGCCGCTCGTCTCTTCGGAGAAATTGCCCTGCAGGATTTGGATGTGGATCTGGTCATTCAGTCCATCCATGAGGGCAACACCAACGATATTGCCTTTACCGTCACCCAGTCGTCCCTGAATCAAGCCGAAGCGGTGGCCGAAGCGATCGCTCCCTCCCTCCGCAGTCATGACGCTGCCTTAGATGAAGCCGAGGTGATGGTACAGGCACAGATGGCGAAGGTGAGTATTGCCGGAGCCGGCATGATTGGCCGCCCCGGTGTGGCGGCGCAGATGTTCACCACCTTAGCCAAGGCAGGAGTGAACATTCAAATGATTTCCACCTCGGAAGTGAAAGTGAGCTGTGCGATCGCCCGAGACGACTGCGATCGCGCCGTGGAAGCCCTCTGTGATGCCTTCCATATCGCCAGTTCGACCCTAGCCTCCCATTCCTCAACCCCCGTCCCTGAAGCGGATTTTCCCCCGGTACGCGGGGCTGCCCTCGATCGCAATCAGGCCCGCTTAGCCGTGCGCTCTGTTCCCGATCGCCCCGGCATGGCCGCCCAGATCTTCACGCGCTTGGCCCATCATGGCGTCAGTGTAGACATGATCATTCAGTCCCAGCGATGTCGTCTTCTAGACGGGACGACCACCCGCGACATCGCCTTCACCGTCACTCAAGCCGATGCCGAGATGGCTCAACAGGTGCTGCGGGCCGATCAGGCGGAGCTAGGCTATGGAGAAGTGCTCGTTGATCCAGCGATCGCCAAGGTGAGTGTGGTGGGCATGGGCATGGTTCATCGTCCT